The following proteins are co-located in the Armatimonadota bacterium genome:
- a CDS encoding response regulator: MARILVVDDEANIRMMIRIALQADGHVVEQAADGPEGLEKFDDGSDWDLVLLDQRMPGMEGLEVLREMRRLDPGARIVMVTAYGTSGLAIEAMKEGSTDFLRKPFTLEMLRGAVQAATSGAAGATDGEGPVISFTTLNGFRIEPGRQPGATEGNDLVYHFTVHGPGGETTACTVSLPAHVLELVIAHAGREQMPGGDLFWQGFCEEALANYVWQNACPPEERLRVEELTKELRRWVDSALASPTGEGHWQSGGDAKGAGAGSESRVPAPDSRPSTG, from the coding sequence ATGGCGCGTATACTGGTCGTCGATGACGAGGCGAACATCCGCATGATGATCCGCATAGCGCTTCAGGCGGATGGGCATGTTGTGGAGCAGGCGGCGGATGGGCCGGAGGGGCTGGAGAAGTTCGACGACGGGAGCGATTGGGACCTGGTGCTCCTCGACCAACGCATGCCCGGAATGGAAGGGCTGGAGGTCCTCCGCGAGATGCGCCGCCTCGATCCCGGTGCGCGCATCGTTATGGTCACCGCCTACGGGACCTCAGGCCTCGCGATCGAGGCGATGAAAGAGGGCAGCACGGATTTTCTGCGCAAACCCTTCACGCTGGAGATGCTGCGCGGGGCCGTGCAGGCGGCGACGAGCGGGGCGGCCGGCGCCACCGACGGCGAGGGCCCGGTCATCAGCTTCACCACACTGAACGGCTTCAGAATCGAGCCTGGCCGGCAGCCGGGAGCGACAGAAGGTAATGACCTCGTCTACCACTTCACGGTCCACGGGCCTGGCGGGGAGACGACGGCGTGCACTGTCAGCCTCCCAGCGCACGTTTTGGAACTGGTGATCGCGCACGCCGGCCGCGAGCAGATGCCGGGCGGTGATTTGTTCTGGCAAGGGTTCTGCGAAGAGGCCCTCGCGAACTATGTCTGGCAGAACGCCTGTCCTCCGGAGGAACGGCTCCGCGTGGAAGAACTCACAAAAGAGTTGCGCCGCTGGGTGGACTCCGCGCTGGCATCGCCAACCGGCGAAGGACACTGGCAATCCGGAGGTGACGCGAAGGGGGCCGGGGCGGGATCAGAATCCCGCGTCCCGGCCCCGGACTCCCGGCCCTCTACAGGTTGA
- a CDS encoding Gfo/Idh/MocA family oxidoreductase, with protein MKVGIIGAGGIAGEHKRGYDRLEDVELAGVADVSPASREKATNVWKTSAYETVTELLNTAKPDAVSICTPPKFHADVAVQCLERGVAVLCEKPMAFNVEDAERIAAAAGKASVPFMVAFCHRYHPPVIKVKEAIDAGKLGAVMMYRNRFGGKQDMSKTWFGDPAVAGGGTLMDTSVHSIDLFRFLVGDAAWITGAVANIAGIHRVEDSCIVTFGTASGAYGVIEGSWSSPGSANIIEVYGTEGAATVNYNNGEAQLLLKGSGAWEKIETDGPDRFEREVEAFINAVKTKTAAPITVKDGLAANRIIAAAYKSSSEGIRVNL; from the coding sequence ATGAAGGTTGGTATCATCGGGGCCGGAGGAATCGCCGGCGAGCACAAACGGGGCTACGACCGCCTCGAGGACGTGGAACTGGCGGGCGTGGCGGACGTCTCGCCCGCGTCCCGCGAAAAGGCGACAAACGTCTGGAAGACCTCCGCTTATGAGACAGTGACGGAACTGCTGAACACGGCGAAGCCGGATGCCGTGAGCATCTGCACCCCGCCGAAATTCCACGCGGACGTCGCCGTCCAGTGCCTCGAGCGCGGAGTGGCCGTCCTGTGCGAAAAGCCGATGGCCTTCAACGTCGAAGACGCCGAGCGCATCGCCGCCGCTGCCGGAAAGGCGAGCGTACCGTTCATGGTCGCCTTCTGCCACCGCTACCACCCGCCGGTCATCAAGGTCAAGGAAGCCATTGACGCAGGCAAGCTCGGCGCGGTGATGATGTACCGCAACCGTTTCGGCGGAAAGCAGGACATGTCCAAGACCTGGTTTGGCGATCCCGCGGTCGCCGGCGGAGGCACCTTGATGGATACCTCTGTCCACTCCATCGACCTCTTCCGCTTCCTGGTGGGTGACGCCGCCTGGATCACCGGCGCCGTCGCCAACATCGCCGGCATCCATCGCGTTGAAGACAGCTGCATCGTCACGTTCGGCACCGCATCGGGCGCCTATGGCGTCATCGAGGGAAGCTGGTCCTCCCCCGGTTCGGCCAACATCATCGAGGTTTACGGCACCGAAGGCGCCGCCACGGTGAACTACAACAACGGCGAGGCGCAACTGCTGTTGAAGGGCTCCGGCGCGTGGGAGAAGATCGAAACCGATGGGCCGGACCGCTTCGAGCGCGAGGTGGAAGCGTTTATCAACGCCGTGAAGACGAAGACCGCCGCGCCCATCACCGTGAAGGACGGCCTCGCAGCCAACCGCATCATCGCTGCCGCCTACAAGTCATCGAGCGAAGGCATCCGCGTCAACCTGTAG
- a CDS encoding GNAT family N-acetyltransferase has translation MRAPGLLPYYDNSLEIPGSEWYQIGYPSFPDAFRPVLSYWKHLRITEDTMVTARSIKPEELDRAGEIGAEAFEMDLEPWVTAFHRHAKRFSCEHIPVVEHEGRLVAAMMITPEDLQMGDVTVPGGAVGGVGTAVAARRIGCAAAMMTETVRRMVGWGITGSAMWPFSYAYYRKFGWETGGEVRISTWPRDIQWLIEPDGDVSVLTPADAPDVSSVWDALTPGFRCSTARAWDVWESLVGPERFGSGQANKTGFVCRRGGKPVGYAMYEIPEPKDGEKPAFLEINEIRALDGAAAVAIIRAVMERTDFGKYRAAFSVNDRVRSLAVNARAIETELHASFGFRIIHPDAIFPLMKCACRTEPVTIRIHDELVGTRTWKTALDGSPAEIVTSEPDVDCDIRAFTPIASGFVTPSAAASLGWLQGDASAVARLQEATSRWSAPFRSGLEEG, from the coding sequence ATGCGCGCACCGGGCCTGCTCCCATATTATGATAACTCATTGGAGATACCCGGTAGCGAATGGTATCAGATCGGGTATCCCTCCTTCCCTGACGCCTTCCGCCCGGTGCTATCGTACTGGAAACATCTTCGCATCACGGAGGATACCATGGTCACTGCGCGCAGCATCAAACCCGAGGAACTGGACCGGGCCGGGGAAATCGGCGCCGAAGCGTTCGAGATGGACCTGGAGCCCTGGGTCACGGCGTTTCACCGCCACGCCAAACGGTTCAGTTGCGAACACATCCCGGTCGTTGAACACGAAGGCCGGCTCGTGGCCGCCATGATGATCACCCCGGAGGACCTCCAGATGGGCGACGTGACCGTTCCGGGGGGCGCCGTCGGAGGGGTCGGGACCGCTGTCGCAGCGCGGCGTATCGGCTGCGCCGCGGCGATGATGACCGAAACCGTTCGCCGAATGGTCGGCTGGGGCATAACAGGCTCGGCGATGTGGCCCTTTTCCTACGCGTATTACCGCAAGTTCGGCTGGGAGACCGGCGGCGAGGTCCGCATCTCCACATGGCCGCGCGATATCCAGTGGTTGATCGAACCGGACGGCGATGTCTCCGTGCTGACGCCGGCGGATGCTCCCGACGTTTCGAGTGTGTGGGATGCGCTTACCCCCGGCTTCCGATGCTCTACCGCGCGCGCATGGGACGTTTGGGAGAGCCTGGTCGGGCCGGAGCGCTTCGGCAGCGGACAGGCGAACAAGACGGGCTTCGTCTGCCGCCGCGGAGGCAAGCCGGTCGGCTACGCGATGTATGAGATACCGGAACCGAAGGATGGTGAGAAGCCGGCGTTCCTAGAGATAAATGAGATCCGCGCGCTCGATGGCGCCGCCGCCGTGGCGATCATCCGGGCCGTTATGGAGCGCACGGATTTCGGCAAATACCGCGCGGCGTTCTCCGTCAACGACAGGGTCCGCTCCCTCGCCGTGAACGCACGCGCGATCGAAACGGAACTGCACGCGTCGTTCGGCTTCCGGATCATCCACCCGGACGCGATCTTCCCGTTAATGAAGTGCGCATGTAGAACGGAACCGGTGACGATCCGGATTCACGACGAGCTGGTCGGCACGCGCACGTGGAAAACCGCGCTCGACGGCTCGCCGGCGGAGATCGTGACATCGGAACCTGACGTGGATTGCGATATCCGCGCGTTCACCCCGATCGCCAGCGGTTTCGTCACGCCCTCCGCCGCCGCGTCGCTCGGCTGGCTCCAGGGAGACGCCTCCGCTGTCGCCCGCCTACAGGAAGCGACATCCCGCTGGTCCGCCCCCTTCCGCAGCGGCCTGGAGGAGGGTTAG
- a CDS encoding VanW family protein: MVSRSRSAPICVAASIAATATLAAGGCHRRATPVASVPPPPPAYAANTVVAGVAVAGLTQDAGAKFLAERLKPLGVRPLTLTYGSRSYHRHWGELGIKPNVDAMLASAWKSPNVPLALTLDMRAAKRSIRHAARGLDIEPISPHFVGPPSKGWIKPGRTGRRVDVYGSALLLQSAVQKDPGLSTVPLVVVPYEPGFTVEDLEPIKTRVVSYTTFFNPREANRTHNLRLVSRMLNGAFVKPGEVFSFNGWVGERNASDGFREAIVYKYGKMEKDIGGGLCQVSSTLYNVALLSGLPIMQRSHHSLTVHYVPLGRDATVYWGTHDLRFRNDTSTPLYIRTRVSRAALTIEAWGEAPLGRKVQVTSTADWSNGQAVARVYRIIAQNGQRKKEMISDDKYDTQHVMASVPAKSKRT; encoded by the coding sequence TTGGTCAGCAGAAGCAGATCAGCGCCAATATGTGTGGCGGCCAGCATCGCCGCGACGGCTACCCTGGCAGCCGGCGGGTGTCATCGCCGCGCGACCCCGGTCGCTTCCGTGCCCCCCCCGCCGCCAGCCTACGCGGCTAACACGGTCGTTGCCGGCGTCGCGGTCGCCGGGCTCACGCAGGACGCCGGCGCTAAATTCCTGGCCGAACGCCTGAAACCGCTGGGAGTGAGGCCGCTCACGCTCACCTATGGCTCGCGCTCCTACCACCGTCATTGGGGGGAGTTGGGCATCAAGCCAAACGTGGACGCGATGTTGGCCTCCGCCTGGAAATCCCCCAATGTGCCTCTGGCGTTGACACTGGATATGCGCGCCGCCAAACGGTCGATCCGGCATGCGGCGCGCGGGTTGGACATCGAACCAATCTCGCCGCATTTTGTGGGACCACCTTCCAAAGGCTGGATCAAGCCGGGCCGCACAGGGAGGCGCGTTGATGTGTACGGTTCGGCACTGCTCCTCCAATCCGCCGTGCAGAAGGATCCGGGTCTGAGCACTGTCCCGCTGGTGGTCGTTCCGTACGAGCCCGGCTTCACGGTGGAGGACCTGGAGCCGATCAAGACCCGGGTAGTCTCGTACACCACCTTCTTCAACCCGCGCGAAGCCAACCGAACCCACAATCTTCGGCTCGTTTCCCGAATGCTGAACGGCGCGTTCGTCAAACCGGGCGAGGTCTTCTCGTTCAACGGCTGGGTCGGGGAGCGCAACGCGTCGGACGGATTCCGCGAGGCCATCGTCTACAAGTACGGGAAGATGGAAAAGGACATCGGGGGCGGGTTGTGCCAGGTTTCCAGCACGCTTTACAACGTCGCGCTGCTGTCCGGGCTGCCCATCATGCAGCGCAGCCACCACTCGCTCACGGTGCATTACGTTCCGTTGGGCCGCGATGCCACCGTTTACTGGGGAACACACGACCTGAGATTCAGGAACGATACCTCGACGCCGCTCTACATCCGCACCAGGGTTTCGCGCGCCGCGCTGACCATTGAAGCGTGGGGCGAAGCGCCGCTCGGGAGAAAGGTCCAGGTCACTTCCACAGCCGATTGGTCGAACGGCCAGGCTGTTGCCCGGGTTTACCGGATTATCGCCCAGAACGGCCAGCGAAAGAAAGAGATGATCTCGGACGACAAGTACGATACGCAGCACGTGATGGCCTCCGTTCCCGCGAAATCGAAACGGACCTAG
- a CDS encoding ATP-binding protein, whose translation MSTQHSSQPKRALLRMRIADIGEPIYRARARVMALGRRLGFRGEALDGIVLAFSEAVSNALLHGESGHRQCVHVAAVMDGNRLVLEIMDHGSGFHPANLDLPAPDDMSEGGRGLYLMKTFMDQVEWNGTPTGTTVRMSKSVG comes from the coding sequence ATGTCGACACAACACTCGTCTCAGCCAAAACGGGCTCTGTTGCGGATGCGAATCGCCGATATCGGCGAGCCGATCTACCGCGCCCGTGCCCGCGTGATGGCCCTTGGACGGCGCCTTGGATTCCGCGGCGAGGCGCTCGACGGCATTGTGCTGGCCTTCAGCGAAGCGGTAAGCAACGCTCTCCTGCACGGCGAATCCGGGCACCGCCAGTGCGTCCACGTGGCCGCCGTAATGGACGGCAATCGGCTGGTGCTGGAGATCATGGACCATGGCTCGGGATTTCACCCGGCGAACCTGGACCTTCCCGCGCCGGACGACATGTCCGAAGGCGGCCGGGGCCTCTACCTGATGAAGACGTTCATGGACCAGGTGGAGTGGAACGGCACGCCCACCGGCACGACCGTGCGCATGAGCAAGAGCGTCGGGTGA
- a CDS encoding glycosidase, protein MSQPKMTRCAENPIIAPAANWWENQFVFNPAVVEWEGMVHMLYRAHGDDHFSRFGHAWSADGVSFERDPHPVLEADISDPMERLGIEDPRAVALEGWVYATFTVASVYGVCAPQERRSASEPPWRVRVSMARTQGFQTWERFGIVLPGIDSKNAVLFNRKIGGRYVMLHRVAPDICIASSDDMRTWTNHGPIMSPRDVNHWDFKRIGSGPPPMEVEKGWLLFFHGIDRHHTYRCGAALLDRDDPSKVVARLDDWLLEPQAEFEQQGWIGNVVFPTGCIERDGLYRLYYGGADKVICSCTIPRAEVEEALYAAM, encoded by the coding sequence ATGTCACAGCCGAAGATGACCCGCTGCGCGGAAAACCCCATCATCGCCCCCGCCGCCAACTGGTGGGAAAATCAGTTCGTTTTCAATCCCGCCGTCGTCGAATGGGAGGGCATGGTCCATATGCTCTACCGCGCGCACGGCGACGACCATTTCTCGCGGTTCGGCCACGCCTGGTCGGCTGATGGCGTGAGTTTCGAGCGCGATCCCCACCCGGTTCTGGAAGCGGACATATCCGACCCGATGGAGCGTCTGGGAATCGAGGATCCTCGCGCCGTCGCCCTGGAAGGATGGGTCTACGCCACATTCACGGTCGCATCCGTTTACGGGGTTTGCGCGCCGCAGGAGCGCCGCAGTGCGAGCGAGCCGCCGTGGCGTGTACGGGTCTCGATGGCGCGCACGCAGGGCTTCCAGACCTGGGAACGCTTCGGAATTGTGTTGCCCGGAATCGACAGCAAAAACGCGGTCCTCTTCAACCGCAAGATCGGCGGCCGCTACGTAATGCTCCACCGCGTTGCGCCGGACATCTGCATCGCCAGCAGCGACGACATGCGCACGTGGACAAACCACGGGCCGATCATGAGCCCGCGCGACGTGAACCACTGGGACTTCAAGCGCATCGGCTCCGGCCCACCGCCGATGGAAGTCGAAAAGGGCTGGTTGCTCTTCTTCCACGGCATCGACCGCCATCACACCTATCGATGCGGCGCGGCGCTTCTGGACAGAGACGACCCGAGCAAGGTGGTGGCGCGCCTGGATGACTGGCTGCTGGAGCCGCAAGCCGAGTTCGAGCAACAGGGCTGGATCGGCAACGTGGTGTTTCCCACGGGCTGCATCGAGCGCGACGGCCTGTACCGCCTGTACTACGGCGGCGCCGACAAGGTCATCTGTAGCTGCACCATCCCCCGCGCGGAAGTGGAGGAGGCGCTGTACGCGGCGATGTGA
- a CDS encoding TIGR01457 family HAD-type hydrolase, whose protein sequence is MDGRYGFLLDMDGVIYRGAEVIPGAVDFINRLLTREIPFLFLTNNSQRTRRDMMTRLQRMGINVGEDHIFTCAMATARFLAKQKPNGTAYVIGEGGLLQALHANGYAIVDHDPDYVVVGEGRTFMMETMEAAVRMVMRGAKLVATNMDPNCPTAKGLRPGCGAIVAMLEKATGIEAFSVGKPSPVMMREARKTLGLTTSQTIMVGDTMETDILGGTQMGYQTILVLSGGTKREDLARFAYTPDRVVDSVADLCTDDFPCDAEVSLSIRDSLLVAA, encoded by the coding sequence ATGGACGGCAGATACGGTTTCCTACTGGATATGGACGGGGTCATCTACAGGGGCGCGGAGGTTATCCCGGGAGCGGTGGATTTCATCAACCGGCTCCTCACCCGCGAGATACCCTTCCTGTTTCTCACAAATAACAGTCAACGCACCCGCCGCGACATGATGACCCGGCTTCAGCGGATGGGCATCAACGTCGGCGAAGACCACATTTTCACGTGCGCGATGGCCACCGCGCGGTTCCTGGCGAAGCAGAAGCCGAATGGCACGGCCTACGTCATTGGAGAGGGCGGCCTGTTGCAGGCGCTTCACGCGAACGGGTACGCTATCGTGGACCACGACCCGGATTACGTGGTTGTTGGCGAGGGGCGGACCTTTATGATGGAGACCATGGAGGCGGCGGTCCGAATGGTGATGCGCGGCGCCAAATTGGTGGCGACGAACATGGACCCCAATTGCCCCACGGCCAAGGGACTGCGACCGGGCTGCGGCGCCATCGTGGCAATGCTGGAAAAGGCGACGGGGATCGAGGCGTTCAGCGTGGGAAAACCGAGCCCGGTGATGATGCGCGAAGCTCGCAAGACGCTTGGGCTGACCACGTCGCAAACGATCATGGTCGGCGATACAATGGAGACGGACATCCTGGGCGGCACGCAAATGGGCTACCAGACCATTCTTGTGCTTTCAGGCGGCACCAAACGGGAGGACCTGGCGCGCTTCGCTTACACCCCCGACCGCGTGGTGGATTCCGTGGCCGACCTCTGTACCGATGATTTCCCGTGCGACGCCGAGGTATCCCTGAGCATCCGCGACTCGCTGCTCGTGGCGGCGTGA
- a CDS encoding methylated-DNA--[protein]-cysteine S-methyltransferase — protein MTYYTKMVSPIGPLLLTSDGAALTGVYMTDHEHGPVIGKDWVEDGTRAPLSEAARQLAAYFAGDRTEFDLPLAPAGTEFQKRVWDELTRIPYGLTVSYGEIAERIGNPKGVRAVGLANGRNPISIVVPCHRVIGANGKLVGYGGGLPRKEWLLAHEMGIRS, from the coding sequence GTGACGTACTACACTAAGATGGTTAGCCCGATTGGACCGTTGCTGCTGACGTCGGACGGCGCGGCGCTGACGGGCGTTTATATGACGGACCACGAGCACGGGCCGGTCATTGGAAAAGACTGGGTGGAAGATGGAACGAGGGCGCCCCTGTCCGAGGCGGCGCGTCAACTCGCCGCTTACTTCGCCGGCGACCGAACGGAGTTCGATCTCCCCCTCGCCCCGGCGGGAACCGAGTTCCAGAAGCGCGTCTGGGATGAACTCACCAGGATTCCGTACGGGTTGACAGTCTCTTACGGCGAGATCGCGGAACGGATCGGTAACCCTAAGGGCGTGCGGGCCGTCGGCCTGGCCAACGGCCGGAACCCCATCTCGATCGTCGTTCCCTGCCACCGTGTGATCGGCGCCAACGGGAAACTGGTCGGCTATGGCGGCGGCCTGCCGCGCAAGGAATGGCTCCTGGCGCACGAGATGGGAATCAGGAGTTAG
- the alkA gene encoding DNA-3-methyladenine glycosylase 2, with protein MEFDPDTCYHALRTHDPRFDGAFFVGVSSTGIYCRTVCTAKTPKRENCTFYPSAAAAEQAGHRPCLRCRPELAPGNARIDAVSRLAGAALSRIEDGALTEGGVTALAAEMGVSDRHLRRAIQLEFGVSPIALAQTQRLLLAKRLLTDTALPVTDVAFASGFSSLRRFNALFAERYRMRPSDLRRGHAAAHTADTLGFKLAYRPPMEWDAMLRFLSARALRGVEAVEGRTYRRTASFGKHRGWLSVAPSPSGFTLRVDVSPSLAPVLPRTLAAVKRLFDLAAEPCRIAERLSQLSDAKPGLRVPGAFKGFEVAVRAIVGQQISVAGATTLAGRLAATLGEPIETPFADLTRVSPTPRQILSAGADALTAVGITPARARTIVALADTVDRGGIRLKPGGDVEETVARLMAVPGIGEWTAQYIAMRALSWPDAFPHTDLGVRKALHEDDPKRILELAESWRPWRAYATMHLWSSLEEIL; from the coding sequence ATGGAATTCGATCCGGACACATGCTACCACGCGCTGCGGACGCACGATCCGCGCTTTGATGGCGCGTTCTTCGTGGGCGTCTCCTCGACCGGCATCTACTGCCGCACGGTATGCACCGCGAAGACGCCCAAGCGCGAGAACTGCACATTCTACCCCAGCGCGGCGGCGGCCGAGCAGGCCGGCCACCGTCCATGCCTTCGCTGCCGGCCCGAACTGGCGCCGGGTAACGCGCGGATCGACGCCGTGAGCCGCCTCGCCGGCGCCGCTCTGAGCCGCATAGAGGACGGCGCGCTCACCGAGGGCGGCGTGACGGCCCTGGCCGCCGAGATGGGTGTCAGCGATCGGCATCTACGCCGCGCGATTCAGTTGGAGTTCGGCGTATCACCGATCGCATTGGCCCAGACGCAGCGTCTGCTCCTGGCCAAACGACTGCTCACCGACACTGCCTTACCGGTTACCGACGTGGCCTTCGCTAGCGGGTTCTCCAGCCTTCGGCGTTTCAACGCGCTCTTCGCCGAGCGGTACCGGATGCGTCCGAGCGACCTGCGCAGGGGACATGCGGCCGCGCACACGGCCGACACCCTCGGGTTCAAACTTGCCTACCGGCCGCCGATGGAGTGGGACGCGATGCTGCGCTTCCTGTCGGCGCGCGCGTTGAGAGGCGTGGAGGCCGTTGAGGGTAGAACGTACCGGCGAACGGCATCGTTCGGAAAGCATCGCGGCTGGTTGTCGGTTGCGCCGTCGCCGTCAGGCTTTACGCTGCGGGTTGACGTATCGCCGAGCCTCGCTCCGGTCCTTCCGCGCACGTTGGCCGCCGTGAAGCGTCTCTTCGACCTCGCCGCCGAGCCGTGCCGCATCGCTGAACGCCTGTCACAGCTTTCGGACGCCAAGCCCGGGTTGCGCGTGCCGGGGGCGTTCAAAGGCTTCGAGGTCGCCGTTCGCGCGATCGTCGGCCAGCAGATCAGCGTCGCGGGCGCCACGACGCTGGCGGGAAGGCTGGCGGCAACCCTGGGCGAGCCGATAGAGACGCCGTTTGCGGACCTCACCCGCGTGTCCCCCACGCCTCGGCAGATCCTGTCGGCCGGCGCCGATGCGCTTACGGCGGTCGGCATCACGCCCGCCCGCGCGAGGACGATTGTCGCGCTGGCGGACACCGTCGATCGCGGCGGCATTCGCCTCAAACCGGGAGGCGATGTGGAAGAAACGGTCGCGCGCTTGATGGCTGTACCCGGCATCGGCGAGTGGACCGCCCAATACATCGCCATGCGCGCGCTCTCATGGCCGGATGCGTTTCCCCACACGGACCTCGGCGTCCGAAAGGCGCTGCACGAAGACGATCCCAAACGCATTCTGGAGTTGGCGGAATCCTGGCGACCGTGGCGCGCCTACGCCACGATGCACCTTTGGAGTTCTCTGGAGGAGATACTGTGA